In Setaria italica strain Yugu1 chromosome I, Setaria_italica_v2.0, whole genome shotgun sequence, the genomic window CGCCACCATCGTTTTCACGACAAACATGAACAGTGGAATCCCCCCGCCTGGCCGCCACTACTTCTGGTGGGAACAATGATGCAGGCTGTTCCAGAATGCCATATGTTGTCGATAAAGCTAATTCGCGTTCTGATTTTGAAATCCATGGAGTTACAATTCCAATGGACCCGGCAGGCGCCATCCATGCTACAGGTGTAATCCATGGTGCATTGAGATGCATCTCCAGTTTCTCAAGGGGAAGGAACCAACTGTCAGCTCGAGTTTGATCATGCTGACTTTCGCTGGACTGAGTTGCTGCACCGTAATGTCACAAGTGGGCTGGGCGGCACGTCCTCACCATCCAAACCAGAGCCCAATTAGTCTGTGGGCCGCGGGCCATCGATCTCCAAAAAGTAAGGGCTGTGGGCCATGCATCTCGAAAAAGTAGGTATGGGCCTTGCCGACGCTTCTCAGCAAGTCCAGAAGACCCGTGACACGGCGCgctctctcgccgccgccgccgccacctgctgcCCGCTGCGCCTGCACGGCCATCTGGCAGCTTCTGCAAATCCCAAATCCAAGTCTCCCGCAGCGATCAAACGCCGCCccgaaaaatccccaaaaaaagaaggggaaaataACACAGCAGCATGAACTGCTTGAGGAACTCGCGTTCCGTCCTCTCGCGACTCCTCCGCCACAGGCCCCACGTAgccgcgccgcctgctccggcgccggtTCCGCAGTCGCCGGCCTCTCGGTACTACTCTTTCTACGCCTCCCGCATCCTCCGCCACAAGCCCGCCGtctccacaccgccgccgcagtTACCCGGCCCTAGGCACTACTACACCTCCCCGCGGCGGCAGGAGGTCATCCActtcagccgccgccgcggcgggtcCCGGTGGTACCACGACCAGCGGAAGCTCACCGCGGCGGTCCTCATCACCGGGGGTGGGGCGGTCGCCTTCTACTTCGGCCACCTTGAGGCCGTGCCCTACACCAACCGCACCCACCTCGTCATCCTCTCGCCCAAGCTCGAGCGCCAGCTCGGCGAGTCCCAGTTCGCCGAACTCAAGGAGAAGTTCGGTCCCAAGATCCTGCCCCCGCTCCACCCCGACAGCATCCGCGTCCGCCTCATCGCCTCGGAGATCGTCCGCGCCGTCCACCGTGGCCTCGCCGGCCACCAGCGCTACGACGCCTCCTACGGAGAGGACGCATCGTATGGGTATGGAGATATCTCCGACGACCAGACCATCAAGAACCGCGACGCCGACGCTACTGCCGCGATGCTTGGTGGGTCCCCTCGCAAGAACGCGAGAGCGGCTGCCGCGGCCCAGAGAGACGACGAGGTTCtggatgacaggtgggtcaCCGAGAGCCGGTGCCGTGGTAAGGCCCGGGGAGCGCAGCCACAGACGGGTCACCTTGACGGGCTCAATTGGGAGGTGATCGTTGTCAGAGACAACATAGTCAATGCAATGTGCCTTCCCGGT contains:
- the LOC101771924 gene encoding mitochondrial metalloendopeptidase OMA1, which gives rise to MNCLRNSRSVLSRLLRHRPHVAAPPAPAPVPQSPASRYYSFYASRILRHKPAVSTPPPQLPGPRHYYTSPRRQEVIHFSRRRGGSRWYHDQRKLTAAVLITGGGAVAFYFGHLEAVPYTNRTHLVILSPKLERQLGESQFAELKEKFGPKILPPLHPDSIRVRLIASEIVRAVHRGLAGHQRYDASYGEDASYGYGDISDDQTIKNRDADATAAMLGGSPRKNARAAAAAQRDDEVLDDRWVTESRCRGKARGAQPQTGHLDGLNWEVIVVRDNIVNAMCLPGGKIVVFTGLLDKFRADAEVATVIGHEVGHAIARHAAEQITKNMWVAILQIVILQFIYMPDLINAMSTLLLRLPFSRRMEIEADHIGLLLLGAAGYDPRVAPSVYEKLGKIGGDSALSNYLSTHPSSKKRAELLSRAHVMNEALELYREVSAGQGTEGFL